Below is a window of Halobaculum lipolyticum DNA.
CGGCGCTGCTGTTCGGCGTGCTCAAGTCCGGCTCCATCATCGTCGACGTGAGCACGGACGTGCCGCCGCAGCTCGTTGGTGTGCTCCGCGGACTCATCGTCCTGTTCGTGGCGATGCCGGAGTTCTTCCGGATGATCGGCAAGCGCGTCGACGTGCGCGACCGGCTCGGGGGGAGTCGCGACGCCGTCGCGACCGACGGGGGTGAGGAGGCGTGAGCGCCGATCTGGGCGGCCGGCTGGACGCGGTCGGCACCCGCGGCGCCGTCGCCGGCGCCGCCGCGCTCGTGGCCGTGCTCGCGCTCGGCGGACTCGTCGTCGCGGGGTCGGGCGGCACCGCGGCGGCCGTGCTCGGCCTGCTGTTCTCGAAGTCGACGCTGGCGGCGGCGCTGCGGCTGTCGGTGCCCATCGCGTTCGCGGCGCTGGGCGGCATCTTCGCCGAGAAGTCGGGCGTCATCAACATCGGGCTGGAGGGGCTGCTCATCATCTCGGCGTTCGCCGGGGTGTACGCCACCTCCGTCACCGGCTCGGTGTGGCTCGGCGTCGTCGGCGGCGTCGTCGCCTCGACGCTCATGGCGCTGCTGTTCGCCATCGTCTGCATCGAGTTCCGCGCCGACCAGATCATCGCCGGCCTCGCCATCTGGCTCATCGCGCTCGGGCTGGCGCCGTTCGCCTCGCAGGTCGTGTTCGGCTCGAAGAACGCCTCCGCGGGCGCGACGTTCCCCGACATCCAGCAGCTGTTCGCGGACAGCGGCGTCCCCGTCCTCTCGACGGCGGTCGTCTCGGCGCTGGACACGCTCGGGAGCATCCCGTTCTTCGGCGCGCTGTTCGAGGCGTCGCCGATGGTGTACCTGATGTTCGTCGCCGTTGGCGCGTCGTGGTGGACGCTGAACCGGACCTCCTTCGGCCGCTGGGTGCGCGCCTCCGGGGAGAACCCGCGCGCGCTCGACACCGCCGGCGTCGACGTGAGCCGCGTGCGCTACGCGGCGGTGCTGCTGTCGGGCGTCCTCGCGGGCGTCGGCGGCGCGGCGCTGTCGCTGTCTCTGGGGCAGTTCGTCGGCAACGGCCCGACGATGGTCAACGGCAAGGGGTTCATCGCCATCGTCACCTACCTGCTCGGGAACTACAACCCGGTCGGCGCGCTGCTGTCGACGATGCTGTTCGCCGGGCTGGACGCGCTCCAGTTCTCGCTGCAGGGGCAGGACGTGCTCGCCATCCCGCAGTCGCTCGTGCGCACCATCCCGTACGTGTCGGTGATCGTCGTGCTGGCGCTGTTCGGCCGGACGCGCATCCCGGAGGCCGCGGGCGAGCACTACGAGTCGGGCGAGGAGTAGCGAGACGCGAGGGAGCGACGCGACCGAGCGTCTCGGATCGTCGGCGGCGAGGTGTGTGCAGCCGACCGACGGGAGGCTGCACGGCCCGAGCCGCCGAGAACGACACCGAAGAACCGCCACCGAGGTTCTCCGATCATCGGCGGCGCGGTCCGCGGGCCGAGCCGCCCGGAACTCCCACGGCTCACGGCTCGCTCGCTCCGCTCCGTACCGCAACTCACGGCTCGCTTCGCTCGCCGTTCTCGTCGAGGTCTCGCTCGCGTCGCTCACGGCTCACTCCGTTCGCCGTTCGCAGTCGCGGTCTCCCTCCGGTCGACCGCGCACCGCTCGCTCGACCCCGCACCGAACGACTGCCTTTTTGACCACCCACGAGTGATCTCGTGTAATGACCACACACGAGCCCGATATCGTCGTCGTCGGAGCGGGGACGGCGGGCTGTTACGCGGCCGCGACCGCTGCCGACGCCGGCTACGACGTCGTCATCGTCGAACGGAAAGACGAGGACGAGGCGGGACACATCGCCTGCGGCGACGCGCTGAAGGGGGCGGACAAGTTCCCGGACTCGATCCCCAAATCGGAGATCCAGCCGGCGTTCACGAACACGGGCGTCGACCACGGTCGCTTCGAGATCCCCAGCCACGACACGGTGCTGGAGATCCCGATCCCCGGCGAACTCGCGGTCATCGACCGCCTGCAGTACGGCAAACTGCTCATCGAGGGTGCCGAGAAGCGCGGCGTCGACTTCCACTACGACACGGTCGTCCAGGACGTGACCCAGACGGACGACGGGCGCGTCACCGGCGTCCGCGGGAAGCGCAAGGGCGAGGTCGTCGAGTACGAGGCGGAGATGACGATCGACACCGCCGGCGCGCTGTCGATCCTGCAGGACAAAGCGGACCTGTCGGGCGCGACGTTCGACACGAACGTCTCGTTCTCGCAGTTCTGTTCGGCCTACCGCGAGGTCGTCGAGGTGCCCGAGCCGGTCGACTACGACGACGCGCTCGTGTTCAAGCCGACCAAGCGCGCGGCGGGGTACCTCTGGTACTTCCCGCGCTCGTCGACGGAGATCAACGCCGGGCTGGGCTTCCAGATGAACGAGGAGCCGATGAAGCTCGTCGACGACCTCAAACGCGACATGCGCTCGCGTCCCGAGTTCGAGGGTGCCGAGGTCACCGACAAACTGGGCGCCGCACTGCCCACACGGCGCCCGTACGACTCGGCGGTCGCGCCGGGGTTCCTCGCCGCCGGCGACGCCGCGGGCCACGTCAACCCCACCACCGGCGGCGGCATCGCGGGCGCCGCCTACGCCGGCAAGTACGCCGCCGAGCAGGCGATGGAGGCGATCGAGCGGGGCGACACGAGCGAGGAGGCGCTGTGGCGCTACAACGAGCGCGTCATGGACCACTTCGGCGCCCGCTTCGCCGCCCTCGACGTGTACAACGTCCTCTCGACGGCCGTCGACGTGGACGAACTGATGGGGCTGATGGCGTCGCTGCCGGGCGAGAGCCTCGCGGAGGCGCTGTACGAGGGGAGCGCGTCCGTGAAGCCGCGGCTCGTCGCCGAGGTCGTCAAGGACAGCTACGGCCACTGGGGCCAGATCTGGAACTTCTACAAGACGAAGCGCGCCGCCGACGAACTGATGGCCCACTACGAGCGCTACCCCACCCGCCCCGGCGGCTTCGAGGGGTGGCGCGCCGAGCGCGACCGGATCATGGAGCGCGTGTACGACGTGACCGGCGCCGACGCGAAGTACTAGTACTGAGGAGCGCCGCCGCCGACCGCCGCCGTGCCCGCGAGACGATGCGTGCCGATCGGAGCGAGCGGGGTCGGCGTCGAGCGCACCCGGAATCCCGATCCGCGTCGGTCAGGAGTCGTCGAAGGTGGTCCACTCCGCTTCCGTCCCGAGGACGTCCACGAGGGAGCTGACCATCGACTGCAGTTCGTCGATCTGCCGCTGTTGCTTTTCGACCAGTTCCTCCAGGTCGGCGAGGCGTGCGGCGCCGTCGTCCTGCCGGTGGTTGACCTGTTCGACCTTCGTCGAGAGCGATTCCATCGCCCCCGAGAGGTTCTCGATGTCCCCCTCGGTCGCGAGCCCGTGGCGCTCCGGATCGCGCAGCATCTCCCGGTTCGTGACGATGGCGTCGGAGACGCTCGTGCTCCCCTCCGGGAGCGGGATCGTCATCCCCGGCGACCCCGTCTCGTCCGCGGCGTCCGCGGCGGGTCCTGAGTGCTCGGATTCGTCCTGCGTCGCGTCTGGGTTCGCGTCACCCGGCTCGCTGCTCATGGTGGGTGTGAGATCCTCTCCGACATAAATTGTTGTCAGACAATGAACTACTGGCTGACATGCTCGCCGAACCGACCGCGTCGGCCAGCAGGGAGCGGAACCGGGGAACCGCGCGGTCCCGTCTCCCCGTGCTCACAAGACCCGAGCGGGCGGGTGTCCGCGGGAGGCGCTGTTCCGTTACACCGCCGCGTCGGCGGTCATCTCGTCGACCGGCTCGTCGCCGTCGGCGTCACGCGACTCGAAGTACACGTGTGCGATCGCGGCCGCGAGGATCGGGCCGGAGATCGCGTTCAGGACCACCGCGGAGATGCCCGTAGTCGCCAGATCCGTGCTGATCAGCGCGAGGATCCCCGCCGCGATCGCCTGGAGGACGAACACGACGAGGAACACGCCGAAGAGGCGCAGGACGTTCCCGCGACCCATCGCCCAGCCCTCGCGCAGCGAGTCGGCGGCGCCGCGGTCGCCGAGCGTCGCGACGGGGAGCGCGGGCGCCAGCCGGGCGGCGATGTACAGGCCGGGGACGACGAGCGCGATCAGGCCGACGACGACCGCCAGCCCGTACGCGAGGCTCACGACGAGCAGCGTCACGTACCGTTCGCGGACGTCGGCCGCGATGGCGTTCAGGCCGCGCGCCTGCAGGCGGACGTCGTCGGCGACGAGCACGTACGCCATCCCGAGCACGAACGTCGTGGCGAGGAAGGCGAGCAGCCCGCCGACGAACGGGACGAACCCGAGCAGCCCGGCGAGCAGGAACAGCCCGACGAGGACCGGGTTCTCGCGGACGCGGACGGCCGCCCAGGTGACGAGCCGGCGGATGCCGAGTCGCTCGATACGGTCGACGCTGTCTGTGGAAACGGTTGTGGACATTGGTGAACTCCGATATCCCGCCCCGCGGAATACCTTCGTGCCTAGTGGTCGCCTGAGCTCATAAACTAGTAGTGAGCCGAGCTACCCCGGCGAGTCGCGGTCCGGACGCCTCAGGGACGCCTCAGGGACGCCGCTCGGCGACCGCCAGCACCGCCGCGGTGAGGAAGTCGACGCCGATGTCGAGCGACGCCTCCTCCACGTCGAAGGTGCTGGTGTGGTGGCCGCCCGGGTGGCTGGTGCCGACGCCGACGTAGCTGGCGTAGCCGCCGTTGTCCTGCACCGCCTGCATCATGTACGTCGCGTCCTCGCTGCCGCCCAGCTCGTCGCGCTCGATCACGTTCGTCACGCCCTCGACGTCGCCCGCGACCGGCGCGATGGCGTCGATCAGTTCCTGGTCGCTCGTCGCGGAGGGGGCGCGCCCGAGCGTCTCGATGTCGACGTCGACCTCGTGCATCTCCGCGGCCGACTCGATGGTTCGGGTGGCCTTCTCGTCCATGTACTCCATCAGTTCGGTCGTGCCGCCGCGCACCTCGCCCTCGACGAAACACTCCTCGGGGATGATGTTCGTCGCGGTGCCGCCGCCGACGACGCCGGCGTTCACGCGGGTCGGGCCGTCGGCGTGGCGCGGGATGCCGTAGAGGTTCTGAATGGCCGCCGCGGCCGCCTGCACCGTGTTTCGCCCCTGTTCAGGGTGGCCGCCCGCGTGGGACGGTTCGCCCTCGAACTCCGCGAGGAAGTGGGAGACGGCGAGGAACCCGTCGATGCCGCAGATGACCTCGCCCGTCGGGTGGTCGAGGCCGACGTGCGCGGCGAGGAAGTACTCGACGTCCGCGATCAACGCGGAGTCGGCCATCGGCTTGCCGCCGACGATCTGTTCCTCGCCGGGCTGGAAGAACACCTTCAGCGTGCCCTCGAAGTCCGAGGCGAGGATCTCGTCGATCAGCCCCAGCCCGAACGTCGCGTGGGCGTCGTGGCCGCAGGCGTGCATGTACCCCTCGTTCTCCGAGCGGAACCCCTCGCCGGCGGGGACGTGCTCGCCCTCCTCGGACTCGAGGATCGGGAGCGCGTCGATGTCGACGCGGACGCCGACGACGGGACCGTCGCCCCGCTCCAGCACGGCGACCGCGCCGGTGTAGCCCCCTTCGATCTCTGCGAGCACCTCCTCGTTGGCGCCGGCGTCGCGGGCGCGCTCGAACCACTCGGCGAGTTCGTCGTCGTCGGGGACGTTCATGCGCTCCGACCCGAGGATCTCCGGACCGTAGTGGACGGCGTCGAGGTCGCGGGTCTCCAACTCGTCGACGATGCGGGCGGTGGTGTAGAACTCACACCACGCCGGCTCCGGGTGGCGGTGGAGGTCGCGACGGAACGCCGACAGGTCGTCGTGAGCGACGGTCTGACTCATAGAGCGGGGTTGCGCGTGGGCCGGGATAAACCCGGGCGTCCCGGCACTCCGGACGGGACCGCCGGGTGTGCTCCCGACGGCCGGACGGTTACGCCTCGTCCGCCGCGGCCTCCTCGTGACGCACGGTCAACACGGGCTGGCTCGCCGAGCGGACGACGCGTTCGGTGACGCTCCCGAGGAGGTAGCGGTCGAGTCCGCGGCGGCCGTGGGTGCCCATCACGATCAGGTCGACGTCGTGGTCGTCGGCGTACGCGAGTATCTCCCGGTAGGCGGTGCCGGCGACGACGGACTCCACGACGGCGAGGTCGACGTCGTCGGCCGCGGCGGCGACCCGGGAGACGGCCGCCTCGCCCTCGCGTTCGAGCGCGTCGGCCACGAACCCCGGCTCCCCCTCCAGCAGGGAGTAGGCGCCGGCGTCGACGACGTACAGCGCGTGCAGGGTGGCGTCGAAGCGGTCGGCCAACTCGACCGCGTGGGCGACCGCCGCGTCGGCGGCCCGGCTGCCGTCGGTGGGGACGAGGATGGCGTCGTACATTTCGCAGTCCGCTACGCGCGCCGGGGGGGATAACTCGGCCGACGGCTCCGTGCGCGGTGGAACAGCCGCTCGCGCCGGCGTCGGTTCGACGACGACTCCGACGGCGACAGCGACGGTCCTGCGGCGGCGACGGCGGCGATCCAGCGACGGCGGCGATCCAGCGGCGGCGGCGACGGCGGCGATCCAGCGGCGGCGGCGACTCCCCTAGGCGGCGCCGGCTACTCGGCGCCGTTCGCCCGCACCG
It encodes the following:
- a CDS encoding ABC transporter permease, whose translation is MSADLGGRLDAVGTRGAVAGAAALVAVLALGGLVVAGSGGTAAAVLGLLFSKSTLAAALRLSVPIAFAALGGIFAEKSGVINIGLEGLLIISAFAGVYATSVTGSVWLGVVGGVVASTLMALLFAIVCIEFRADQIIAGLAIWLIALGLAPFASQVVFGSKNASAGATFPDIQQLFADSGVPVLSTAVVSALDTLGSIPFFGALFEASPMVYLMFVAVGASWWTLNRTSFGRWVRASGENPRALDTAGVDVSRVRYAAVLLSGVLAGVGGAALSLSLGQFVGNGPTMVNGKGFIAIVTYLLGNYNPVGALLSTMLFAGLDALQFSLQGQDVLAIPQSLVRTIPYVSVIVVLALFGRTRIPEAAGEHYESGEE
- a CDS encoding geranylgeranyl reductase family protein; its protein translation is MTTHEPDIVVVGAGTAGCYAAATAADAGYDVVIVERKDEDEAGHIACGDALKGADKFPDSIPKSEIQPAFTNTGVDHGRFEIPSHDTVLEIPIPGELAVIDRLQYGKLLIEGAEKRGVDFHYDTVVQDVTQTDDGRVTGVRGKRKGEVVEYEAEMTIDTAGALSILQDKADLSGATFDTNVSFSQFCSAYREVVEVPEPVDYDDALVFKPTKRAAGYLWYFPRSSTEINAGLGFQMNEEPMKLVDDLKRDMRSRPEFEGAEVTDKLGAALPTRRPYDSAVAPGFLAAGDAAGHVNPTTGGGIAGAAYAGKYAAEQAMEAIERGDTSEEALWRYNERVMDHFGARFAALDVYNVLSTAVDVDELMGLMASLPGESLAEALYEGSASVKPRLVAEVVKDSYGHWGQIWNFYKTKRAADELMAHYERYPTRPGGFEGWRAERDRIMERVYDVTGADAKY
- a CDS encoding amidohydrolase, translating into MSQTVAHDDLSAFRRDLHRHPEPAWCEFYTTARIVDELETRDLDAVHYGPEILGSERMNVPDDDELAEWFERARDAGANEEVLAEIEGGYTGAVAVLERGDGPVVGVRVDIDALPILESEEGEHVPAGEGFRSENEGYMHACGHDAHATFGLGLIDEILASDFEGTLKVFFQPGEEQIVGGKPMADSALIADVEYFLAAHVGLDHPTGEVICGIDGFLAVSHFLAEFEGEPSHAGGHPEQGRNTVQAAAAAIQNLYGIPRHADGPTRVNAGVVGGGTATNIIPEECFVEGEVRGGTTELMEYMDEKATRTIESAAEMHEVDVDIETLGRAPSATSDQELIDAIAPVAGDVEGVTNVIERDELGGSEDATYMMQAVQDNGGYASYVGVGTSHPGGHHTSTFDVEEASLDIGVDFLTAAVLAVAERRP
- a CDS encoding universal stress protein, with product MYDAILVPTDGSRAADAAVAHAVELADRFDATLHALYVVDAGAYSLLEGEPGFVADALEREGEAAVSRVAAAADDVDLAVVESVVAGTAYREILAYADDHDVDLIVMGTHGRRGLDRYLLGSVTERVVRSASQPVLTVRHEEAAADEA